Genomic window (Aquimarina sp. BL5):
CTACCTTCTTCTATTTTTGTTACTTTTCCTTTAATTTCGATGACTTCATCTGGTTGTACATTGCGTATAGGTTTAAAAGTCTGAATCATCATCCACATAAAAATAACAAATAGTACAAAGGATACAGAAAAGAATATTTTACCGGTTTTTTGCATAATTATTAACTTTAAGAAGTTGCTGCTTCTTTTTTTAATATTCTAAGTGTTATCAAAATAATTCCCACTATGATAAAAGGAATACTTAATAATTGTCCCATATTTAATGTCATAGTATCTTCAAAAGCTACCTGATTTTCTTTAGAGAATTCGATAATGAATCTTGCTGAGAACATTAAAATTAAAAATATCCCAAAAACTACCCCATTTTGATGAAAGAAAATCTTCTTTTTGTTAAGATACCAGAGTATAACAAAGATAGCTAGAAAAGAAAAGGCTTCATATAATTGAGTTGGATGTCTAGTGATTAAATCATCTTTTACAAAAACTACTCCATAGTTACGATTTGTAGGTTTTCCATAGATTTCAGAATTCATAAAATTTCCAAAACGAATAAAGGCACATCCAATTGGGATGACGATGCTTACTT
Coding sequences:
- the lgt gene encoding prolipoprotein diacylglyceryl transferase gives rise to the protein MEPLYWNVDPEITTLFGVFPIKYYGLFFVTGLLLSYTILKKIFLSENIPLKNLDTLTNYVFIGTLVGARLGHCLFYDFAYFWQHPLEIFLPFKISSEGWDFTGFAGLASHGGAIGILIAITLFVIKTKTPFLWIMDKVSIVIPIGCAFIRFGNFMNSEIYGKPTNRNYGVVFVKDDLITRHPTQLYEAFSFLAIFVILWYLNKKKIFFHQNGVVFGIFLILMFSARFIIEFSKENQVAFEDTMTLNMGQLLSIPFIIVGIILITLRILKKEAATS